A genomic stretch from Halichoerus grypus chromosome 7, mHalGry1.hap1.1, whole genome shotgun sequence includes:
- the DRC8 gene encoding dynein regulatory complex protein 8 isoform X3 — protein MYLPRSCWRLQDLLVGLVLSFEQEGCVWWPAGTPPCRISQSKGARREVAEGEVEEEEPTGYIRFEKFLPVMTEVLLERRYRPSPEDTLLRAFEVLDPSKRGFLTKEELIKYMTEEAFQLMNLQIIQPPLNGIHTNLQLFMLVELYICFELDLYTHTHSAIVSAHLSMPPCFLEALSLCFG, from the exons ATGTACTTGCCTCGTTCCTGTTGGCGGTTACAAGATCTATTGGTTGGCTTGGTTTTGTCTTTTGAACAGGAGGGGTGTGTTTGGTGGCCGGCTGGTACTCCCCCCTGTCGGATCAGTCAGTCCAAAGGGGCACggagggaggtggcagagggagag GTAGAGGAAGAAGAACCCACTGGATACATTCGATTTGAAAAATTTCTTCCAGTGATGACCGAAGTACTACTGGAGAGAAG ATACAGACCAAGTCCAGAAGATACCCTTCTTCGAGCGTTTGAG gtGTTAGATCCATCTAAACGTGGATTTCTGACTAAGGAAGAACTGATCAAGTATATGACTGAAGAAG cttttcaGTTGATGAACTTACAGATAATACAGCCTCCATTGAATGGAATCCACACAAACTTACAGCTTTTTATGCTGGTGGAACTCTATATTTGCTTTGAGCTTGActtatacacgcacacacactcggCCATCGTATCGGCACACCTATCTATGCCGCCATGTTTCCTGGAGGCGCTCTCTCTCTGCTTCGGCTGA
- the DRC8 gene encoding dynein regulatory complex protein 8 isoform X7: protein MRRIIQWIEIGTIIRSLGCCPSEGELHDLIAEVEEEEPTGYIRFEKFLPVMTEVLLERRYRPSPEDTLLRAFEVLDPSKRGFLTKEELIKYMTEEAFQLMNLQIIQPPLNGIHTNLQLFMLVELYICFELDLYTHTHSAIVSAHLSMPPCFLEALSLCFG from the exons AGAGATCGGAACAATTATCAGGTCGCTAGGGTGCTGCCCAAGTGAAGGAGAGCTCCATGACCTGATCGCAGAG GTAGAGGAAGAAGAACCCACTGGATACATTCGATTTGAAAAATTTCTTCCAGTGATGACCGAAGTACTACTGGAGAGAAG ATACAGACCAAGTCCAGAAGATACCCTTCTTCGAGCGTTTGAG gtGTTAGATCCATCTAAACGTGGATTTCTGACTAAGGAAGAACTGATCAAGTATATGACTGAAGAAG cttttcaGTTGATGAACTTACAGATAATACAGCCTCCATTGAATGGAATCCACACAAACTTACAGCTTTTTATGCTGGTGGAACTCTATATTTGCTTTGAGCTTGActtatacacgcacacacactcggCCATCGTATCGGCACACCTATCTATGCCGCCATGTTTCCTGGAGGCGCTCTCTCTCTGCTTCGGCTGA